A window of Papaver somniferum cultivar HN1 unplaced genomic scaffold, ASM357369v1 unplaced-scaffold_104, whole genome shotgun sequence contains these coding sequences:
- the LOC113327576 gene encoding succinate dehydrogenase [ubiquinone] iron-sulfur subunit 1, mitochondrial-like, translated as MVTGLVLRSVSKKLSFSSNPSKLTLTRLYNAPPPPQEQKTEPKATDKSNHKTFQIYRWNPDNPTKPELKNYSIDLKDCGPMVLDALIKIKNEIDPTLTFRRSCREGICGSCAMNIDGCNGLACLTKIEPKEKESTITPLPHMFVIKDLVVDMTNFYNQYKSIEPWLKRKNPAEEKGKEIYQSKKDRAKLDGMYECILCACCSTSCPSYWWNPESYLGPAALLHANRWISDSRDEYTDERLAAINDEFKLYRCHTILNCARACPKGLNPGKQINTIKARQPGLLG; from the exons ATGGTTACAGGCTTAGTCCTCAGATCAGTCTCTAAGAAACTGTCTTTTTCATCAAACCCATCAAAACTCACCCTCACAAGACTTTACAACGCCCCACCACCACCGCAAGAACAAAAAACCGAACCAAAAGCAACAgacaaatcaaaccacaaaacatTCCAAATCTACAGATGGAATCCAGACAATCCAACAAAACCAGAGCTAAAAAATTACTCAATcgatttaaaagattgtggtccAATGGTGTTAGACGCACTAATCAAAATCAAGAACGAGATCGATCCAACTTTGACTTTTAGACGATCGTGTCGTGAAGGTATTTGTGGTTCTTGTGctatgaatattgatggttgtaaTGGTTTAGCTTGTTTAACAAAGATTGAACCCAAGGAGAAAGAGAGTACGATTACACCGTTGCCTCATATGTTTGTCATTAAGGATTTGGTTGTTGATATGACTAACTTCTATAATCAATATAAGAGTATTGAACCATGGTTGAAAAGAAAGAATCCAGCTGAGGAGAAAGGGAAAGAGATTTATCAGAGTAAGAAAGATAGGGCTAAACTCGATGGGATGTATGAATGTATTCTATGTGCTTGTTGTAGTACTTCTTGTCCTagttattggtggaatcctgaatcttaTCTTGGTCCTGCTGCTTTGCTTCATGCTAACAG GTGGATAAGTGATAGCCGTGATGAGTACACAGATGAGCGTTTAGCTGCAATTAACGACGAGTTCAAGCTATACCGGTGCCATACAATATTGAACTGTGCTCGTGCCTGCCCGAAGGGATTAAACCCTGGAAAGCAGATCAACACCATCAAGGCACGCCAGCCTGGCCTACTGGGCTAA